A genomic stretch from Phocoena phocoena chromosome 9, mPhoPho1.1, whole genome shotgun sequence includes:
- the SSMEM1 gene encoding serine-rich single-pass membrane protein 1 codes for MGDLFSLFWEVDPPPIPTSFTIPNQDYECQKGDSCETIGNFLLWYFVIILVFSQPLYWFFSRASVWMSEKKENEDNGTSSSISKASKDTSYKRQNKDGARDSLQMMTKPKQNQLPLVTDSEVALVNAYLEQRRARHHSEFSRVNQTQPDSDTTECESEVSNSGASSWKESESEHHQSPASIKKRKIAQRQRNVGGCQIRERPCLHCKAMRTNEWLTRHFLKKR; via the exons ATGGGagaccttttttctttattttgggagGTGGATCCTCCCCCCATACCTACAAGTTTTACCATTCCAAATCAAGATTATGAATGCCAGAAGGGTGACTCTTGTGAGACAATAGGGAACTTCCTGCTTTGGTATTTTGTCATTATATTGGTCTTCTCCCAACCATTATATTGGTTCTTCTCTCGGGCTTCTGTCTGG ATGtctgagaagaaagagaatgaagacaATGGAACAAGCAGTTCGATAAGTAAAG CAAGCAAAGATACTTCCTATAAGCGGCAAAACAAAGATGGTGCCAGGGATTCTTTGCAAATGATgacaaaaccaaagcagaaccAACTTCCTCTTGTAACTGACTCAGAAGTGGCTTTGGTCAATGCATATCTTGAACAAAGACGAGCGAGGCACCATTCTGAATTCAGCCGGGTGAATCAGACACAACCTGACAGTGATACTACTGAGTGTGAGAGTGAAGTATCTAACTCGGGAGCCTCCTCTTGGAAGGAGAGTGAAAGTGAACACCACCAATCACCAGCCAgtattaagaagagaaaaatagctCAGAGGCAAAGGAATGTGGGAGGTTGCCAAATCAGGGAAAGGCCCTGCCTCCACTGCAAAGCCATGAGAACCAATGAATGGCTGACCCGCCATTTCCTTAAAAAACGCTAA
- the CPA2 gene encoding LOW QUALITY PROTEIN: carboxypeptidase A2 (The sequence of the model RefSeq protein was modified relative to this genomic sequence to represent the inferred CDS: inserted 2 bases in 1 codon; deleted 1 base in 1 codon; substituted 6 bases at 6 genomic stop codons), with translation MRLILFFGVLWGHIYCGETSVGDQVLEITSRNEEQIKTLVELEAEEHLQLDFWKSPTIPGETVHVXVPFVSIQAVEVSLKSEGIAYSIVIEDISXEMDNLVAEHPGLVSKMNIVYSFKNRPMNELKFSTGGDKLAIWLEAGIHAGEXVTQVNALXTANKIASDYGNDPSITLXLDMMDIFLLTVVLRNMVWQVFIGGDGGFFTSCLGETAEKLQAEPCNRMWQKTRFKVSGSLSVGVDPNRNWDVGFGGPGASNNPCSDSYHRPSANSEVEVKSIVDFIKSPGKVTAFITFHSYSQLLMFPYGYTCAESHKFDELSDVAQKAAQSLTSLHSTKYKMGPVCSVIYQVSGGSIDWSYDSGIKXSFEFELGDTDRYEFLLLANQILPTVKETWFGLKTVMEHVXDHPY, from the exons ATGCGATTGATCCTGTTTTTTGGTGTCCTT TGGGGGCATATCTACTGTGGAGAAACATCTGTGGG AGACCAAGTTCTTGAGATCACATCAAGgaatgaagaacaaataaaaactcTGGTGGAATTGGAGGCTGAAGAACATCTTCAG CTTGATTTCTGGAAATCACCCACCATCCCAGGAGAGACAGTCCATGTCTGAGTTCCCTTTGTCAGCATCCAGGCAGTCGAAGTTTCCTTAAAGTCCGAGGGAATTGCTTATTCCATTGTGATTGAAGAC ATTTCCTGAGAAATGGATAACCTCGTTGCTGAGCACCCTGGTCTAGTGAGCAAAATGAACATTGTCTATTCTTTCAAAAACCGACCCATGAACGAGCTCAAG TTCAGCACAGGAGGAGACAAGCTGGCTATCTGGCTAGAGGCTGGGATCCATGCCGGTGAGTAGGTTACACAAGTTAATGCACTGTGAACTGCAAATAAG ATTGCCTCTGATTATGGAAATGACCCATCCATCACTTT ATTGGATATGATGGACATCTTCCTGCT GACTGTGGTTCTACGGAACATGGTTTGGCAGGTATTCATTGGAGGAGATGGGGGCTTTTTTACTTCTTGCCTCGGTGAGACGGCCGAGAAGCTCCAAGCAGAACCCTGT AATCGTATGTGGCAGAAGACCCGGTTCAAGGTATCTGGAAGCCTCAGTGTTGGTGTTGATCCTAACCGGAACTGGGATGTGGGTTTTGGAGG ACCTGGAGCCAGCAACAACCCTTGCTCTGACTCATACCATAGACCCAGTGCCAACTCTGAAGTTGAAGTGAAATCCATAGTGGACTTTATCAAGAGTCCTGGAAAAGTCACGGCCTTCATTACCTTCCACAGCTATTCCCAGCTGCTGATGTTCCCCTATGGGTATACATGTGCCGAGTCACATAAATTTGATGAGCTC TCAGATG TGGCCCAAAAGGCTGCCCAGTCTCTGACAAGCCTGCACAGCACCAAGTACAAAATGGGACCTGTCTGCTCAGTCATCT ACCAAGTCAGTGGAGGAAGCATTGACTGGTCTTATGACTCTGGAATCAAATAATCATTTGAATTTGAACTGGGAGACACAGATCGATATGAGTTCCTTCTGCTGGCCAATCAGATCTTACCCACAGTGAAAGAGACCTGGTTTGGCTTGAAGACAGTCATGGAGCATGTGTGAGACCACCCCTATTAA